The DNA window GGACAGGCTATGCAGCATATCAAACAATCCGTCACCCATGTTGCAGACAGCATTAAGGAAGTAACGGATGGCCTGAAGCAGTTAACAAACCAATCGATTGAAAATATCGCTTCTGTATCCGAAGAGTCTGCCGCCGGCATTGAAGAAACATTTTCAATTACCGAGCAATCCGCCCATTCGATGGATCAAGTGCTTCAAAATGCTGAGGAGTTGGAGCAGCTGGCTAAGGAGCTTAATGCAAAGATGGATCAGTTTACAATTTAATATAGAAAAAAGAGGCTGGAGTCCAGCCTCTTTTTCTATTCTATGCAGCTGATTGAACGTGTTTCGCCCCGGTTCTTTTTTTCTTCACCGGACTTAATGCCCGCTCCAACCAAGCCATGAGCAAATCCGCCCCTACCGCCATCACCGCAGTTGGTATCGCTCCGGCTAGAATAATCGCAGTTCCGTTTGTTGCGTTTGAGCCGCGGACAATCATGTCCCCAAGGCCTCCGGCACCGACAAATGTGCCGATCGCTGTAATTCCGATGGCAATGACGAGAGCCGTGCGAAGGCCCGCCATAATGACAGAAAGTGCGAGCGGGAGCTCAACCATTCTGAGCACTTGGAATTTCGTCATGCCCATTGCTTTCCCCGAGTCTAAGTAGGCATGCTCAATACTGATAATGCCTGTGTACGTGTTTCGAATAATCGGCAGCAGGGAATACAGAAATAATGATAGAATCACG is part of the Bacillota bacterium genome and encodes:
- a CDS encoding methyl-accepting chemotaxis protein, whose translation is GQAMQHIKQSVTHVADSIKEVTDGLKQLTNQSIENIASVSEESAAGIEETFSITEQSAHSMDQVLQNAEELEQLAKELNAKMDQFTI
- the opuBD gene encoding choline ABC transporter permease OpuBD produces the protein MNVLEQLMTYYAQNGSYVMDEFGRHFLMSAYGVLFAAVVGVPAGILIAHFRRLSAWVFAVTNVIQTIPALAMLAVLMLVMGLGANTVILSLFLYSLLPIIRNTYTGIISIEHAYLDSGKAMGMTKFQVLRMVELPLALSVIMAGLRTALVIAIGITAIGTFVGAGGLGDMIVRGSNATNGTAIILAGAIPTAVMAVGADLLMAWLERALSPVKKKRTGAKHVQSAA